The DNA sequence CCCGCACGGCGACTCGTCGATCTACGACGCGCTGGTGCGGCTGGCCCAGCCGTGGTCCATGCGGATGCCGCTGGTCGACTCCAACGGCAACTTCGGCTCCCCGGGCAACGACCCCGCGGCGGCCATGCGGTACACCGAGTGCAAGATGGCCCCGCTGGCCATGGAGATGCTCCGGGACATCGACGAGGAGACCGTCGATTTCCAGGACAACTACGACGGCCGTAACCAGGAGCCGACGGTTCTGCCGTCGCGCATCCCGAACCTGCTGGTCAACGGCTCGGCGGGGATCGCGGTCGGTATGGCCACCAACATCCCGCCGCACAACCTGCGCGAGGTCGCCGAGGGCGCCCAGTGGTTCCTGGCCAACCCGCAGGCGACCCAGGAGGAGCTGCTCGACGCCCTGATCGACCGGATCAAGGGCCCCGACTTCCCGACCGGTGCGCTGGTCGTCGGCCGTAAGGGCATCGAGGAGGCGTACCGCACCGGGCGCGGCTCGATCACGATGCGCGCGGTGGTGGAGGTCGAGGAGATCCAGGGCCGGCAGTGCCTGGTGGTCACCGAGCTGCCGTACCAGGTGAACCCGGACAACCTCGCGCAGAAGATCGCCGACCTGGTGAAGGACGGCAAGATCGGCGGCATCGCGGACGTCCGCGACGAGACCTCCTCGCGCACCGGCCAGCGCCTGGTCATCGTGCTCAAGCGGGACGCGGTCGCCAAGGTCGTCCTCAACAACCTCTACAAGCACACCGATCTGCAGACCAACTTCGGCGCCAACATGCTGGCGCTGGTCGACGGTGTGCCGCGCACCCTCTCGCTGGACGCGTTCATCCGCAACTGGGTCACGCACCAGATCGAGGTCATCGTCCGCCGGACCCGCTTCCGGCTGCGCAAGGCCGAGGAGCGGGCGCACATCCTGCGCGGTCTGCTCAAGGCCCTGGACGCGATCGACGAGGTCATCGCGCTGATCCGGCGCAGCGACACGGTGGAGACCGCGCGCGAGGGCCTGATGGGCCTGCTGGAGATCGACGAGATCCAGGCGAACGCGATCCTCGAGATGCAGCTGCGGCGGCTGGCCGCCCTGGAGCGTCAGAAGATCGTCCAGGAGCACGACGAGCTGCAGGCCAAGATCGACGAGTACAACGCGATCCTGGCCTCGCCCGAGCGGCAGCGGCAGATCATCAGCGAGGAGCTGACCGCGATCGTCGAGAAGTACGGCGACGACCGGCGCACCAAGCTGGTCCCCTTCGACGGCGACATGTCCATCGAGGACCTGATCGCCGAGGAGGACATCGTCGTCACGATCACGCGTGGCGGCTATCTGAAGCGCACCAAGACCGAGGACTACCGCTCGCAGAAGCGCGGCGGCAAGGGCGTGCGCGGGACGAAGCTGAAGCAGGACGACATCGTCGAGCACTTCTTCGTCTCCACCACCCACCACTGGCTGCTGTTCTTCACCAACAAGGGCCGGGTCTACCGGGCGAAGGCGTACGAGCTGCCGGACGCGGGCCGGGAGGCGCGCGGCCAGCATGTCGCGAACCTGCTGGCGTTCCAGCCGGATGAGCGGATCGCGCGGATCCTGGCGATCCGGGACTACGAGGCGGTGCCGTATCTGGTGCTGGCCACCAAGTCCGGCCTGGTGAAGAAGACTCCGCTGAAGGACTACGACTCGCCCCGCTCGGGTGGTGTGATCGCGATCAACCTCCGGGAGATGGAGGACGGGCGCGAGGACGAACTCATCGGTGCCGAGCTGGTGTCCGCCGCCGACGATCTGCTGCTGATCAGCAAGAAGGCGCAGTCGATCCGGTTCACGGCGACGGACGAGTCGCTGCGGCCGATGGGGCGCGCGACCTCCGGTGTGAAGGGCATGAGCTTCCGCGAGGACGACGAGCTCCTGTCGATGAACGTGGTCCGGCCCGGTACGTTCGTCTTCACCGCCACCGACGGCGGGTACGCGAAGCGGACCAATGTCGACGAGTACCGCGTCCAGGGACGCGGCGGCCTCGGAATCAAGGCCGCGAAGATCGTCGAAGACCGTGGTTCCCTGGTCGGGGCGCTGGTGGTCGAGGAGACCGATGAGATCCTCGCCATCACGCTCAGCGGTGGCGTGATTCGTACACGGGTCAATGAGGTCAGGGAGACGGGCCGTGACACCATGGGCGTCCAACTGATCAACCTGGGCAAGCGCGATGCCGTCGTCGGCATCGCCCGGAACGCCGAGGCCGGTCGTGAGGCTGAGGAGGTCGAGGAGGAATCCGAGACCGGAAGCGCGCCAGCCGAGGGGGCCGCGTCCGAGGCGGCCGAGGGCACACCGCCCCCGGCCGACGAGACCGAGGAGTAAGTCGTGAGTGGAGCCACGGGTGCCGCGGGCGGCGGTGCGGACGCCGGAGGGCGGCCCGGATCGGGAGCCCCGACTTCGGCGGGCGGTACCACCGCCGGGGAAGGCGCCCGTGGCCCGGCCGGGGAGTCCGCCGCGGTGACGGAGACCCGGAAGCTCCGGCCGCAGCGCGATCCGCAGCCGAAGCCCCAGTACTCCAGCCCGCTTCCCAGCGAGCGTCCCGCTCCCTCCCAGCCGGCGCAGCCGTACCACCCGCCGCAGGCCTACGCCCCGCCGCCGGGCGGCGGGGCCGGGCGCGGCGGCTCCTCGGTGCCGGGGCAGTCGGCCCAGGGCGCCCAGACGGGGCAGCAGCAGGCCGCCACGGCCGTCCGCCGCCCCCGTACGCCCGCGGGGGCCCGTCCGGCGCCGCGCACCCGTAAGGCGCGGCTGCGGGTCGCCAAGGTCGATCCGTGGTCGGTCATGAAGGTCAGCTTCCTGCTCGCGATCGCGCTGGGGATCTGCACCCTGATCGCGGTGGCGGTGCTGTGGATGGTCATGGACGCCATGGGCGTCTTCAGCGCGGTGGGCGACACCATCAGCGATGCGACGGAGTCGCAGAACGGCTCCGGATTCGACCTCCAGTCCTTCCTGTCGCTGCCGCGTGTCCTGGGATTCACCGGGATCATCGCCGTGATCAATGTGGTGCTGGCGACCGCGTTGGCCACGCTCGGGGCCTTCATCTACAACCTGTCGGCGGGCTTCGTGGGCGGGGTCGAGCTGACCCTGGCCGAGGACGAGTAGCGGCCCGCCGTTACCGATTTTGGGACAGGGCAGGTGGTGCGCTAATCTTTCGGTGCAGCGCGGGGCTATAGCTCAGACGGTTAGAGCGCTTCCCTGATAAGGAAGAGGCCACAGGTTCAAGTCCTGTTAGCCCCACCGACGCGATCAGCCTGGACGGAGATCCTCTCCGGCCAGGCTGATGTCGTATGGGGGCCGGGAGTTGGCCCCCGGTTCCTGCCCGGTTTCTCGTCCGGTCAATGCCGGTCATAGGTCACCGATCGGTATCGGTCGGTGTGTATCATCGGGCGCCAGAGGTCCCCTACGTCAAGAAAGAGACGAGGTAGCGCGGTGAAGAAGCTTCTCCTGGTCGCACTGGCCGCCATCGGCGGGCTCCTCGTGTACCGCCAGATCCAGGCGGATCGCGCCGAGCAGGATCTGTGGACGGAGGCGACCGACTCCGTGCCCGCAGGTACGGGTGTGTGAGCCCCCACGACAGTCCCGGCACGGGGCCCCGACCGCTGGAGCGGTCGGGGCCCCGTCGGCTTTACTGGCGCCGTGGCGGGGGAAGAGACGGGGGCGTCGGGGGCGTCGGGGGCGGGCTGACCGGGGGCCTACGTGTTTCACTCTCGCAAACGAATGGCTTGCACAGGCAAAGTTGAACGGGCCGACCGGCCGGTACGACGAGGAGTGACGCGCGATGAAGGACCGCCGCACGGTCAGGGCCGGCCTCGCCGCGGTGGCGGCGCTGTGCGTGGTGGCCGCGGCACAGGGGACGTCCCTCGCTGAGGGCGCCGCCGGGGCCCAGGCGTACGAGACCCGCGGCACCCGGATACGCGGCGCCGACGGGGGCACGGACGCCCCGTCCCTGGCGGCCGGCCGCACCTACGTCGACAGCCTCGGGCCGGGCGAGAAGCGGTACTACGGTGTGACGCTCGACACGAAGTCCGCCGCCTATGTCTCGGCGGTCGCGGCACCCCGGCCGGGGGCGGGCGTGACCTCGTACCGGGACGGCGTGAAGGTGACGCTGGAGAGCCCCGACGGAGCCGTCTGCGGCACCGCCGCCCCGAAGATCGAGACAAGTGGCGTCGCCTATCCCCTGGCCGACTACGCCTCCCGTCAGATCGACTCCGGCCCGGCCTCCTGCCACCAGGCAGGGCGCTTTGTGGCGACGGTGGAGCGCCAGGCCGGCTCACAGGACCATGAGCGCTGGCCCGTGGAACTGCGGCTGATGGTGGAGCCACCGGTGAAGGACGGGGCCACCGGGGCCACTCCGGAGGCTCCGGAGGGGAGTTCGGGCACGTCCTCGCCCGAGCCGCCGGACGGCACCGCCTGGCCGAAACGCGGCGGTCGCGGCTTCACCGACGCGCCGACCCTGGGGACGGGGGTGTGGAGGGACGAGATCGCGCCAGGGGAGACGCACTACTACCGGGTGCCCGTCGACTGGGGGCAGCGCCTCTCCGCCGTCGCCGAACTGTCCGCCGACGGCCAGGATCAGAGCACCCGTCTCCTCGACCGCGCGCTGGCGATGCACGCCTACAACCCGGCGCGCGGGCTGGCCAAGCGGGGCACTCCGGCCGCGCAGGACGGCGAACCGCCCCGCACCGAGGTGGCCACCGAGCCGGTGGCCTACGAAAACCGGTATGCGAACACCGGCTCCGCGGTGCGCGCGATGAGCTTCAGCGGTGGGTACTTCCTGGCGGTCACCCTCAATCCGCCGCAGGTGGCCCCGCATCTGAACAGCTCGGTGCAGGTCGTCCTGCGGGTGCGGATCGCGGGCGCCGCGCACGGCGGTCCCACCTATGACAAGGACCCCGTCGAGGCCGGGTTCGGCCTCACGGCGGCCGACCGGCGCGTGGCGAAACAGCATCAGGTCGTCGCGGAGGACGATCAGATGGGGGTGCCTGCCGACGATTCCGACAAGGCCCTGCTGCGGATGGTGGGATACGCGGGGATCGGTACCGGGACGGCCCTGGTGCTCGGGCTCGGCGCGTGGAAGCTGACCGCCCGGCGCCGGGCCTCGGCGCGGGGGTACGGGCCGCCGCCCGCCTGGTAGTCGGGTCTGGGGACGGAGCTGCTGGGGGCTTCCGGGGTCTTCCCACGGCTCCGGGGGCATTCCGGCGGCTTCCGGGGACGGCGGTTAGCCGACGTCAGCCGGCGGTCAGCCCGCGGCCACCAGCGCCCAGGCGCCGACGGCGAAGCACAGCGCCGCGACGATCAGGATCGCCACCGCTGTCTTCCGGGACGGTCCGGGGCGCCGCCGGGTCGCGGGGGGAACCTGCGACCGCTGGGCGGTGTATGGACGAGTAGAAGGAAAGTCACGCGGGGGCGGCGTCGGAGTCGGTGTCGGCGTGGGTGTCGGTGTCGGCGTGGGCGCCGCGGTCGGAGCGGAAGCGGGGGTGGGCGTATGCGGGTGCGCGGGCTGTACGGAGTGTGGGGGCTGTGGTGCGTGGTGCGGGTGGTGCACGGGCGGCTGTGGAGCCGATGGGAGCGGGGCCGCGGTCGAGGGGGTCGGCGGGTGCGGCAGCGAGTGCTGCTGGACCGGCGGGGGCGGCGTCGCGGGCCGGGCGGCCGGTGGCGGGGGTGTCGGTGTCGGCGGGCCCGCGGGCTGGGGCGGTGGGGTCCGGGGCGGTGTCTGGGCCGACCGCGTTTGGCCTGGTGGTGTCTGGCTCGGCGGTATCTGGCTCGGCGTCTGCGCTTGTGGGGGTTGGGCGTGTGGGGGTTGGGCGTGCGGGGTTTCAGCGGACGGAGTCCAGGCGTGTGGAGCCCAGGTGTGCGGAGCCGGACCGGAGGGGGCCTCGGCGGGCGGTGTCCGCGGCTGGTCGTTCTGAGGGAGCGGCGGTGGGAGGGTGAAGCTCCCGGTGTCGGCCATGGAGGGCTGCGGGGTGGCCGGCTGGGGAGGCGCCGCCTCGGCGGTGGGCTGGGACCGGTGCGGCGCCGCACCGCTCTCCTGGGGCGGGTCCGCCTTCGCATGGCGGCGGCCGGGCCGGGTCGGGCCGTTGGGGCCGAAACCGGCGGGCAGCGGCCCGAGCTGGTCGAAGACCTCGATGGCCTCGTCGTCCAGATCTCCCTCGGGCAGCAGCTCGACCGCCGTCGCCAGCGCCTTCCGCGCCCCGGTGGCAGTGCGGAACCGGTCCTCGGGGTCCGGTTGCAGCAGACCCGCGACCACCTGCCACAGCGGTTCGGGCACCCCGGTCGGCGCGTTCGGCACCCCCTGCTCGAAGAGCTTGACCAGTGCCTCCGCGTCCGGCTTGTGTCCGTTGAGCAGATAGAGCGCCACCAGCCCGACGGCGAACAGGTCCGCCGGGAAGTCCGGATCGTCGCCCATCATCTGCTCGGGCGCGAAGTAACCAGGCGTGCCCATCACGTAGTTGGCCTCGGTGAGGCGCGGCTCGCCCTTGGTCAGCGCGATACCGAAGTCGGACAGCCGGACATGGGGTCGCCCGGTTCCGGTGGCTTCCAGCAGGATGTTCGCGGGCTTGATGTCACGGTGCACCACACCCTCGGCGTGCACCGCCGCCAGTCCGGAGAGCAGCTGATCGAGCAGTGTGCACACATAACGGGGCGGCAGCGGGCCGTAGTCGCCGATGAGATGGGCGAACGAACCGCCGCCCACCAGATCCATGGTGAACAGCACCTTGTCGTCGTCGGCCGCCCAGCTGGCCGGTGCCACCACATGGGGGTGATCGATCCGCAGGGCCTGTTCCCGGACGAAGCGCAGCAGCGTATGGGCGTCGCGTTGCTGGAGCACCTTCGCTGCCACGTATCGGCGGCGGCGGTGGTCCCAGACGCGCCATACGGCGCCCACGCCCCCGCGCCCGATCGGGTCCACCAGCTCGTACCGGCCCGCGAAGATCTCACCCATCGCGCCGTGCCCGCCCCGTCATCGACTCGTCAGCAGTTCAGCCCGTCAGCTCTGGTGCGCCTCGTAGTGGGCGACCGCCTCGGCGGTCCGCCCGGCGCCGTACACACGGAGAAACTCTGCCAGCTCGGGGTGGGTGGGGGCGAGGGAGTCGGCGGCATCGATGATGTCCCCGGCGGCCGCCACGGACCGCAGCAGCGACTGGATCTCGCGCACCACTCGCCGCACGGTCGGGGCGCCCGTGCTCGCCGTGGTCTGGGTGGAGTTGAGGACCGAGCCGCCCGCGGACTTCTTGATCTCCTCCATGCGCTCGGCGGCCTCGGCGGCGCTGACCCTGCCGTCCGCCGCCTGACTGGACAGCTCCTGCAACGCCTGCACCCGCTGGACGACGGCGGGGTTGCCGATCTTGGCGCGCTGGCCGCTCATGAGCTGCGAGAGCATCGGTGCGGACAGACCGAGGACGGCGGCGAGACGGGCCTGGTTCAGGCCGAGATCATCGATGAGACGGCGAAAGAGCGCCCCCAGCGGTTCCCCGTACCAGCTGCGCTGAAGCTCCCGTGCACGCGCGGTGGCATCCTGCTGCGTTGCGTCCATCTCGCTCTCCCCTTCGCTTCGCTGCCGCGAATCTTGCGTGGCATCCTACGGAGAGCACTACGTGCGAGCGATACCCGGTCGGGAAAGGCGGTCGGTACCGGGTATCCTGATCGGCGACGGGGCCTTAGCTCAGTTGGTAGAGCGCCGTCTTTGCATGGCGGATGTCAGGAGTTCGACTCTCCTAGGCTCCACCTTCGTCACCAGCCAGGACATCATGATCGATGTCCTGGCTGGTTTGTTTCGCCCCTGACAGCGGTGTTGCCACTCCGGCCATTGCCCCGCGCAACACCCGCGGGATGCTCCAGGGTGTTCCCCACAACTCGGGCGGACCGCCCGGGAGTCGTCTGATCGGCGCGGGACGCCGTACAGGGGGACACGATGGGTGATCTGCATCCGCTGGGCGAGAACCTGCCCGAGGAGTGCCGGGCGTTCGCTGTGGAGCTGAGGAAGCTGTTCCTCGGGCTGAAGATCTCGGTGCGCAGATACGCGGTGCGCAGACACCGGGACCCGAGCACCATCTCGCGGTTTTTGAACGGCACCCGCATTCCGCCGTGGGAGTTCGTCTTCGATCTGTTCACCGATCTCGCGGCGCAGCGGGGCGTCGCCGCCACCCCCGCCGCCATCGAGCTGGTGCGGGAACTGCACCGGGCCGCGGTGCGCACCAGCCGCTCCCCCGGTCACGCCATGGAGATCCTTCAGATCCAGCTGGCCGACGCCGACCGGGACGCGCGGGTGTCCATGGCGCACCAGGACGCGCTGGGCGAGGCGCTGCTGGACCGCAAGCACCGCATCGCCGATCTCGAGGTCCGGCTGAACCAGGCCGAGGCGGCCTGGGCGACGGAGCGTGCCCGTGCGGACGCGTTGGAGCGGGATCTCCCGGACCGGGAAGAGCTGATCAAGGAGCGGGATCTGCTCCGGCAGGAGGTGCGGCGGCTCACCGATGAGCTGGAGGAGGTGCGGCTGCGGGGGCGGCTGGCCGAGGAGCGCTGCCTGGTCCTGGAGCGGCAGCTGGCCATGGTGGAGTCCCAGCGACCGGTCGAGGTGCCACAGCCCGAGGAGGGGCTCGGGGATCCGGAGGGGCCCGCGGCGGCCAAGCGGTGCACCGGGCTGCGGCCGAAGATCCTCGTGGTGGACGACCAG is a window from the Streptomyces luomodiensis genome containing:
- the gyrA gene encoding DNA gyrase subunit A; its protein translation is MADENTPNTPDELTPDELAEGAALRVEAVGLETEMQRSYLDYAMSVIVSRALPDVRDGLKPVHRRVLYAMYDGGYRPEKGFYKCARVVGDVMGTYHPHGDSSIYDALVRLAQPWSMRMPLVDSNGNFGSPGNDPAAAMRYTECKMAPLAMEMLRDIDEETVDFQDNYDGRNQEPTVLPSRIPNLLVNGSAGIAVGMATNIPPHNLREVAEGAQWFLANPQATQEELLDALIDRIKGPDFPTGALVVGRKGIEEAYRTGRGSITMRAVVEVEEIQGRQCLVVTELPYQVNPDNLAQKIADLVKDGKIGGIADVRDETSSRTGQRLVIVLKRDAVAKVVLNNLYKHTDLQTNFGANMLALVDGVPRTLSLDAFIRNWVTHQIEVIVRRTRFRLRKAEERAHILRGLLKALDAIDEVIALIRRSDTVETAREGLMGLLEIDEIQANAILEMQLRRLAALERQKIVQEHDELQAKIDEYNAILASPERQRQIISEELTAIVEKYGDDRRTKLVPFDGDMSIEDLIAEEDIVVTITRGGYLKRTKTEDYRSQKRGGKGVRGTKLKQDDIVEHFFVSTTHHWLLFFTNKGRVYRAKAYELPDAGREARGQHVANLLAFQPDERIARILAIRDYEAVPYLVLATKSGLVKKTPLKDYDSPRSGGVIAINLREMEDGREDELIGAELVSAADDLLLISKKAQSIRFTATDESLRPMGRATSGVKGMSFREDDELLSMNVVRPGTFVFTATDGGYAKRTNVDEYRVQGRGGLGIKAAKIVEDRGSLVGALVVEETDEILAITLSGGVIRTRVNEVRETGRDTMGVQLINLGKRDAVVGIARNAEAGREAEEVEEESETGSAPAEGAASEAAEGTPPPADETEE
- a CDS encoding serine/threonine-protein kinase, producing MGEIFAGRYELVDPIGRGGVGAVWRVWDHRRRRYVAAKVLQQRDAHTLLRFVREQALRIDHPHVVAPASWAADDDKVLFTMDLVGGGSFAHLIGDYGPLPPRYVCTLLDQLLSGLAAVHAEGVVHRDIKPANILLEATGTGRPHVRLSDFGIALTKGEPRLTEANYVMGTPGYFAPEQMMGDDPDFPADLFAVGLVALYLLNGHKPDAEALVKLFEQGVPNAPTGVPEPLWQVVAGLLQPDPEDRFRTATGARKALATAVELLPEGDLDDEAIEVFDQLGPLPAGFGPNGPTRPGRRHAKADPPQESGAAPHRSQPTAEAAPPQPATPQPSMADTGSFTLPPPLPQNDQPRTPPAEAPSGPAPHTWAPHAWTPSAETPHAQPPHAQPPQAQTPSQIPPSQTPPGQTRSAQTPPRTPPPQPAGPPTPTPPPPAARPATPPPPVQQHSLPHPPTPSTAAPLPSAPQPPVHHPHHAPQPPHSVQPAHPHTPTPASAPTAAPTPTPTPTPTPTPTPPPRDFPSTRPYTAQRSQVPPATRRRPGPSRKTAVAILIVAALCFAVGAWALVAAG
- a CDS encoding helix-turn-helix domain-containing protein; the encoded protein is MDATQQDATARARELQRSWYGEPLGALFRRLIDDLGLNQARLAAVLGLSAPMLSQLMSGQRAKIGNPAVVQRVQALQELSSQAADGRVSAAEAAERMEEIKKSAGGSVLNSTQTTASTGAPTVRRVVREIQSLLRSVAAAGDIIDAADSLAPTHPELAEFLRVYGAGRTAEAVAHYEAHQS
- a CDS encoding response regulator, with the protein product MGDLHPLGENLPEECRAFAVELRKLFLGLKISVRRYAVRRHRDPSTISRFLNGTRIPPWEFVFDLFTDLAAQRGVAATPAAIELVRELHRAAVRTSRSPGHAMEILQIQLADADRDARVSMAHQDALGEALLDRKHRIADLEVRLNQAEAAWATERARADALERDLPDREELIKERDLLRQEVRRLTDELEEVRLRGRLAEERCLVLERQLAMVESQRPVEVPQPEEGLGDPEGPAAAKRCTGLRPKILVVDDQQNNLLAMEAVLATLDQELVTATSGQEALKALLDHDDFAVILLDVQMPEMDGYETAAHIKRRPRNRDIPIIFLTAMGADPEHSSRGYAAGAVDYMAKPFDPWALRAKVSVFTEIFLERRQRRYRGEDLTE
- a CDS encoding DLW-39 family protein is translated as MKKLLLVALAAIGGLLVYRQIQADRAEQDLWTEATDSVPAGTGV
- a CDS encoding DUF3566 domain-containing protein produces the protein MSGATGAAGGGADAGGRPGSGAPTSAGGTTAGEGARGPAGESAAVTETRKLRPQRDPQPKPQYSSPLPSERPAPSQPAQPYHPPQAYAPPPGGGAGRGGSSVPGQSAQGAQTGQQQAATAVRRPRTPAGARPAPRTRKARLRVAKVDPWSVMKVSFLLAIALGICTLIAVAVLWMVMDAMGVFSAVGDTISDATESQNGSGFDLQSFLSLPRVLGFTGIIAVINVVLATALATLGAFIYNLSAGFVGGVELTLAEDE